From the genome of Musa acuminata AAA Group cultivar baxijiao unplaced genomic scaffold, Cavendish_Baxijiao_AAA HiC_scaffold_185, whole genome shotgun sequence:
aaaacatttattttatttttttactttaatagAAAGTGATTCTTTTGATGTCACCACTCACAATCATACGTTGGAGGAAGGCTTATAATATAATGAATGCTGCGTTCCTTAGTCAAGTTGCCCTAATACTGTCACCTTTTATAGGAGACTCATGACTCATTCCATGTTACGTGCATGGCATGGCATTCACACGTCTCCCGTTAACCACCATGCTTCATGTCGTCACTTAAGTCACAACTTATGCTGCTGTCATCGATAGCTATACTGTTCCTCGTAGGAATAGATTACTTGCTGTAATTGACCGTACTAATTGAGCTAATAAGGATGCGAAGCAGCGAGAGAATCGTACAGACACAGCATGATTCGTTGTATTCAGCAAGTGGTCAATTCAGACAAGCAAAGAAATAGAGATGGGAGTAAGATGGGTGAGATCAGGATGGTGTACTCACTGATTAGCCTCGATCTCGAAGCAGGAGTAATATATAGTGAACTCCGGCCAGCAGCCGGATGATGGAGACGAAGGCCATGGAATGAATGAATGGGGCTTACCTGCATTGGAAGGCAATATGGCAGCAGCTCTACGTTAGCTATCCGCCAAAAATTACATCTAATCATGAAATAGAAACATGCGAGAATTTATCAGtttatttgatacatgaattatgGATTTTTTATCTCAAGAAATACACATCAATATAACTACAAACGTCGTGATATTAGTGATGGACATGTTTGTAATTTCAAACGATACTATTATGTATTTAGAATATTATTTAACAATTGATCCATcggcctattagctcagttggttagagcgtcgtgctaataacgcgaaggtcgcaggttcgaaacctgcatgggccattttctattaatataatttaaaatatttttattaaatacatATTATATTTATTGTACTTTATAAGGCAGTTtacaatattttaattattaaaactattttcaataaaatatactaatttttttggtaattttattttttttgacacgtagttcctttttttttttactaccaTAGAATGAATGCTTTTTCTAACTATATTGTTCCTTTGCTAATAATTACTTTATAGAATAATGCTACTAAGCTAATAATTGTATTTTGTTTTGCACCCAATGATACAGATTTAGTTCCATGGAATGTAGAACACCTCTTGTAATTGCATAGTGCAAGATTTTGGATCTATTTCTTTATATAATATGAATTATCATATCCTTGCTAATGTTTTTGCGAATCGTTTGAAAACCATTCtttcttatataatttttatgaaataatttattttttatcatatagaaagaaatattgatgaTAATGTTCTTTTGATTATAAAGGTCAAATGCATTTTTTCcctattttttaaagtatattttgagTTGTATTTCCTCTCTGATCTTATATGATAATTATCATATCCTGGCTAAACTAATCAACCTTATatgtaaaataacatatatatatatttaatatatttgtaaaaatatttttaatcaatatagttacaatcatatttttatacaAATCATATAACATCAATCAATTCAGAGTCTAAACATAATTACctaaaaatataaaatcttattcatatataaaataattatacttttaaagtatatttattaaaaacatattaatatcgaatggcccatgcaggtctcgaacctgcgaccttcgcgttattagcacgacgctctaaccaactgagctaataggccgATATATTCAttgttatataatattataaataaataatattctattttgaaattacaaacatactagaATTGACCGTCGCGGTTGCGTGGTCATAGATACTACCGACTACAGTGCGCTCGAGAAGCCTTTCTCCTCTCCGCACCTCTTCGTTCTCCTGTttctttcttcccttcttctgagGTCATCTTAAagtagacgacgacgacgacgacgaagaggGGTTTCAAAGAACCGCTGATCTCAAAGGTCTCTTCTTTATCTTCCTCCATCACTACGTCTCTGTTTGGCTGAATTGATCACTTGGATTTTGTTGGTTGAGTACCGAATACATCGATTCTTGCTGCGTTTGTATGATTCTCTCTTTGCTTCTCATCCTTCTTATTAGCTCAATTGGTGGGAGTTTATGTGTTCCAGCCTAAAGACTTATTTGGATCTTTCGAACCCATGATCTTGCCATAAAACTAAGATTGCTGTGTTCTTGATTGATTGGCGAAGTTAAGAGAACAGGAAAGAATAAAAAATCTGGATGATTGTTGTCCTTTCTCTTTTCCACTTCGATGCCTCGCTATCACTTGAATTATTTACAGGTTTTAGAGTGTATTTGCAGATTTCATAAGTAGTCATATGACATCTTCGATGCTTACAGTTTGGTTTTCTTAATTACTcaacatgagaaaaaaaaaaggcaaatggAAAAGTAAATAGTAAAAAGCAAATGTAATTTGAAGCCATGTCTTATTTACAGGAAAAAGGTGATAGTGATTTATATGAAAGAGATGTTATTATGTAATGATTAtacttttcttatttctataagtttctattttgatCTTCTACTCGAGTTCTATAAAAGTTGAAGTGTATATCAGAGATAATTCTTTTTGATGTTATGAATTCATCATTCATTACTATTAGTGTTcatctttgatttatggaatgctAATTTTTCCCTTCACAATGTATTGTCTCCTCTTTCTACGGATCGAGATGAAGTGCAGGATGCAGTGATTCCAAGTGATTGTTGCCAGAAAGGAGGTGAATTGGAGCATGAAGAAGATTGCATCGAAGAGAAACTTCCGAGGATTACCACGGTGGAGATGTCAATACCACAGATTCTACTCCCTATGATGGCAGTGTCTCTTCTGGCAATGATGGTTGCAGTGTTTTCACGCCTCATAAACATATGGAGTTGTCTCGAAGTCTCAAGCTTCGATGGACACTGATACGCATAAAGAAGAACGGACGAAGAAGATGACTGCACATGAACGGCTTCAAAACGAGTTGTGTGCAGTAAACGAAAGGCATGTAATGCGAGATAGGTGTCTTGACTCTCAAGACTTCCATTCGGTGCAGAGCTGGTTGGAAGCAGAAAACGATGAGCCTGTGAAGTCGTCTCTCTCGAGTGATGCAGAGTTCCACAGCAGTTCGTACGATGATCAAAATGGCAGTCCATCAGATGGGCTCGACACGCTCGAGCACATTCGAATGGAGATACTGAAGAAGGCTGATGAGTTGAGAGAGGAAATCAGCGAGATGTTCGACAGATCTGAGGAACGCCAGGGACGATTTCACCTCACAGAAGAGAAGCTTCCTCCTAAAGCAAAGAATGTTCCTCGACCACACCGGTTCACAAACCATCTTCCAAGATCACCCCATGTCGCTTGCTTGCATTGCCGTCATGGAGAGTGCCACCGAACATCTGTGAAGCCCACAACCAAAGCTCGGATCGAGCATGAAGAAGCAGGGAGCAGGCGGCGGATGAAGCGACATTGTCGTCCTGTTTTAGGTGGAGCTCCCTTTGTCGTCTGCTACAATTGCTTGCAGTTGCTGCTGCTCCCCTTGGATTTCTACATCGCAAGGAGAAGATTGTGCAAGCTGCAGTGCGGTGCTTGCTCAAAACTGCTCATGTTTTCCTTCAGAACTCGAAATCGCGGGGTCCCTTTCGTGCCGATCGAGGAAGAGCAACCAACAAGCGAGGCGGAGACAAGTGCAGATGCTACTCTCGGACAGGAGATATCGAATTCACCATCGAATGGTAGCTCTCGCTGGGACTCACTTTCTTGCTCAGATGAGAATGGACTCTCTCTTGGCATCAGCTACTCCACGGATGTCGAAAGGAACGATAAGCTTCCGCCATTTTTGCAGCTTCATCAGCTTATGGGCTACGGTTCGGCTACTGAGTTCTTATACCGGCACAGCGATGATATGGATGAAGAACTTGAAGCAACTGAACCGAGCACACCACACCGCAGTAGTCCTGAGGAAGATGAAGCGTACGTTGGAGATGGAATCGAGGAGACAGCCATTGAGGGAGACGAGTCAGCAGGGCGATCGAGAACCAGAAAACCTCCGCTGCATGGATTGCTGAAGATCATGAAGCTGAGGATCCTGAAAACCGGAAGGAAAAACTCAGATGAGCAATTGGAGGCTATTTGGGGTGACATCTCAGGCTTCATCGACTCTTGACACATCGATGTCTTCCATTagggtaaaagcacagaagaattCTACAGAGTGGCCTGTACATAAATAACTGCAttcatttcctatgcatgaattaCTCAAGTTGGATATGTTTCAACTCATGCTTTTTGCTGTATGATTATTAAATTCTTCAAGTTAAGACGTATAATATTTGTTGTCTTACTTCATTTTTGCCATGGAAGTTTAGAATTTGAAGAACTATATGTCACTGCATCAAGAAATAAAATATGTGACcacatcaaaaaaattatattgaggatAAATAAGCCACATCATGTTTAGGATTTGAAAGATTATAGGAAGAACAATGAGAGAAATATATTTCTCTTTGTATGTAAAAAGAGAGCCAAGAGAGAAAAGAAACACAGCCACTCAATCCTTTCAACAACTATGGACCATAACACACATAAATAAAGTGAGTAGATCAAGATCTGACAACCCAGCAACAAGTTTCTATTTTCTAATGGCAAAGTGGATGAGGGAACCAACATCTGACTATACATGATGCCaaagaatggaaaaaaaaaaatattcacacATTGTTAATCCCGAAAGACCACATCTTGCATCAACTTCGAAAAGAAACAGATAACAGATACATTTTGTAGCTTAACTAATTCAAGTCTTGCCTGGACCATATAAAAGATCACAATCCTTGAGAATGAACATAAATTTGCAGCTGGTGTGAGCTACTTGCACATCGATAATTTATTTGCAGAAAACATAGAGGTCAAAAAATTTCTAGTTCTAGTATTAGCACTGATAATGTCACACATCAAGCGGCAAAGGGCCCTGATACCACAAGCATGAATTTATCTACTGAAAAAAATCATACTACGTGCCTGAGATTACAACATAGCATCTTacatcaaatatataaaatacatgCAACCAGCCTAGCATAAAAAGAAAGTATCAATTGTTCAGCAGCTCTTAAATCCCACGAGTTTGGGACAACAAGATAATCAGACAACATAAATAACCATCATGAGCTCAAGTCACCCAATCATACCGATAAAGAAAGGAGTTTAGGACAGCAATCAACAGAACTTCCAGTGGTTATTGCAGTTGACACATGTTACAAAGGTTGTCATTGGCTCATCAGCTGAACGAGTTTGCATCTGATAGTATGTGGTCTTCCTTTGGCCACATCGTCCACATTTGAACTGGTCAGTTGTTGCCTTAGGAGCTGCTCCTCTTTCACATTCAAATAAGGCCTTCTCCTTTATCTGCTTATTTGCACGTTTCCTCTCATCACTGGCCATATCTTCAGCCGTCATATTAACTATTTCTTCAGGCTTCACATGcccaaggagaactcttctcCGGAAGTCTTTGTTATTGTTGTCCTTCAAATTGAACATTATGGATCTGTATTTATGTTTTTGAGCACCAATTGAGGTGCCTAATTTCTTGAACAAAACAGATTCCAAGGCAACAGCTATACGAATTGGGTCACATGCATCAACTTCATCCTGGATGTTTCTCACTTCTTCTGTTTCGCTCTCAGCTGTTTCCTTTGAAACTCTTGAAAAGGCTTCTGCAAGAAGTTCCCGAAGTCTATCTCGCACAGGATTGTTACATTTCACGATTGATGCCAGCTTCAATGAGGCAGTGACAGTTGATGGTGGTTTTCTAGAAAAAATTTCCAGATTTTCGTCCTTGGAAACCCCTTCAAGATTCTGTTTTTCTCCTCCATTTATTTTCTCAAATTTGCTGGAATTGGCCGTCTTCTCTATTCTTACAGATTCAGTTCTGGACACTTTTCCATGCGGTATTTCCTGGTCAAAGTTTAACTTCTCAACCTCAACACTTTTAGGTTTTGACACAACGTTGCCCTCTAAGGATCCAGCTTTTGATATTTTCTGAGACTTGATTTTCACTGCTTGCTCAGTCTTCCTTTCAGCCTTCAAAAGAATTCTTTCCTGTGGGGTGTCAagttttttattatctttagatGTTTCCTGAATAACCACATTCTTCCAAAACTGCAGCAGATCAGTTGCCactgtccgaatcttatcctgggAATGCTTTGTTAGAAAGCGAAGTCGTTTGCCAACCTGAAATATGACAATAATGAAAGATAAAATAAACTGAGAATACAAGCATGCAGACAGGAAAAAAAATCAAGGTAGTTAAAAAGTCCTAAACGTATGTAGTCGTTATCCAAATCAAGTTAGTTAAAAGGTTGAAAGATGAAGCATGCACTACAAGGAGTAGGCAATGAtgattagtaaaaaaaaatgacAATTCCACAAGATGATCAACCATGGAAACATCTGCTCAAAGCCAAATGATAGAGCAAACAAAGCAAACAAACTGAAGTTTCTTCCTTTCCAGTGCTCACAGCAATGAACACCATTCACAAGAAAATAATAGAATTCATGTTATCACCAAATATAAATTAACACCAAAGATCCGTCCCTGCTGTCGATTTCAATTGCCATCATCATCCAAGCCTTTTCAAATCAGTATAGTTATTGGTATAGAGAACGACATGAAGTTGACCGCATATCCACCTAGGTCAACTTTCTAGTTTCAATGTCAATTCTTGGCCAATGAAAAATTAGGAATAAAGTGAATTTTCCACCAGAATCAATAAAGCCTGCTTGGCGATTAAAATAATCTACCTCACCTTTTATGTGGAGACAACTAAGAATGAGCATCCAACAGCAAAGATTGAGGATGAATGACAAGGGTCTGTTTTAGATTCCCCAACAATAAAATGATGATGGATACTAAGAAGTTTGTATTGAAGGAAATTACATGATTGGAAACCTAAACTCCACAGTTTTTGGCATCCCACTTTTCAGGATGGTGCTTTTGAGGCTTCCAATGGTAGGAATATAGGAGCTTCTTTTCCGTTGATACTTAGTGAACAATTTACCAAATCATCATACACATagaaatccatatatatatatatatgtatatatgtatatgtatatgtatatgtatatatgtatatatgtatatatgtatatgtatatgtatatgtctatgtatatgtatatgtatatgtatatgtatatatgtatgtatgcatatatgtatatacatatatatacatatgcacacATACACACAAATATAAGTAGCTAACGCAAAAACTTAGGATATATTGTTGTTATTTAACCAGTCACACAATAGCCCATTCCTCTTGACATTTCCACACATTAACATCCAACAAAGTCGCATCCAATCTGTGAATAACACTGCTATCAGTGTCTCTTTCTTCCCTTGCTTTTATATAACAAACAAATTCCTCATTATTTTAGGAAATAATGTGAAGAAAATCAGAACTTGGAAAATTTCAGCAAATAGGAGTAGCAAGGACTGTCAGAAAAGGTAAAATATCTCCTTTCAAACCAAAAGCAGTAAAAAGTCTAGACAATTTAGTATAATTTACACCAGACTGTGAATAAGCGTGTCTCACATAGGGCAAATACGTTATACAAATGCTATCTGATGCAATTCCTAGAATGTATATAGGCAGCTCTATGAGTCTCCACCATAGCAGAGACTGGTTATGTGACTATAAATAACAAGTTCAAGAATCTCAATCTGATCATGAGGGATGAAGACTAAATATTTTTTCCATAAGCTTCCTAGATCAAGTGCGACTCACTACCTTCGAATTATTAAAAAGAATGCGTTTTTAATTAATCTCTTCCAATCATCAATATTTCAGGAATCAGTACTTCTGAAAGTAAAGATATCGTGAGAACAAAGGTAAAAGAGAAAAACGTCATAAAAAAACCGTTCCATAAAGTTCAAAACTCCCCATTTGGATTTGCACCAGCTTCACATGTCACGGAAATACTCTTCCCCTTAAACCTAGTTAATGCTTCAAATGAAAAGCCACACATCTCCAACAGCAACAATGTCAAAATAGGTTAAGAAATATACAAAGAACAAATCTTTCTCCGAGAAAACAACCGCAACTACAGATATCCGATCGAATACTTCTCTCAACATAAAATGTAGGGGAGGCAAAACCTGGGTAGCCACCAGATCCTTCGTGGTGACCGGCATCTTCTTCAACCGCCGGAGCGCATCGACGCACCGATCCACCTCCGACGACCCCCGGCCAtcctccgccgcctccgcggcTT
Proteins encoded in this window:
- the LOC135656631 gene encoding uncharacterized protein LOC135656631 yields the protein MDTDTHKEERTKKMTAHERLQNELCAVNERHVMRDRCLDSQDFHSVQSWLEAENDEPVKSSLSSDAEFHSSSYDDQNGSPSDGLDTLEHIRMEILKKADELREEISEMFDRSEERQGRFHLTEEKLPPKAKNVPRPHRFTNHLPRSPHVACLHCRHGECHRTSVKPTTKARIEHEEAGSRRRMKRHCRPVLGGAPFVVCYNCLQLLLLPLDFYIARRRLCKLQCGACSKLLMFSFRTRNRGVPFVPIEEEQPTSEAETSADATLGQEISNSPSNGSSRWDSLSCSDENGLSLGISYSTDVERNDKLPPFLQLHQLMGYGSATEFLYRHSDDMDEELEATEPSTPHRSSPEEDEAYVGDGIEETAIEGDESAGRSRTRKPPLHGLLKIMKLRILKTGRKNSDEQLEAIWGDISGFIDS
- the LOC135656629 gene encoding transcription elongation factor TFIIS-like, whose protein sequence is METELLETFEAAKKAAEAAEDGRGSSEVDRCVDALRRLKKMPVTTKDLVATQVGKRLRFLTKHSQDKIRTVATDLLQFWKNVVIQETSKDNKKLDTPQERILLKAERKTEQAVKIKSQKISKAGSLEGNVVSKPKSVEVEKLNFDQEIPHGKVSRTESVRIEKTANSSKFEKINGGEKQNLEGVSKDENLEIFSRKPPSTVTASLKLASIVKCNNPVRDRLRELLAEAFSRVSKETAESETEEVRNIQDEVDACDPIRIAVALESVLFKKLGTSIGAQKHKYRSIMFNLKDNNNKDFRRRVLLGHVKPEEIVNMTAEDMASDERKRANKQIKEKALFECERGAAPKATTDQFKCGRCGQRKTTYYQMQTRSADEPMTTFVTCVNCNNHWKFC